Proteins encoded together in one Mycolicibacter minnesotensis window:
- a CDS encoding TetR/AcrR family transcriptional regulator: MRKQAELRDEILSAARAEFARYGLAGARIDRVAKHARASKERLYAHFGDKESLFREVVAADTAHFLGAIVPRPDALPEFVGDIYDLARAHPEHIRMITWARLEELDLIPPDAEMMPALGPDVVAAAQAGGHVDPHWDPEELLVMLFGIGMAWATWPDPAAGTEDAATIAHRRAAAVEAAARLITPR, encoded by the coding sequence ATGCGAAAACAGGCCGAGCTACGCGACGAGATCCTGTCCGCGGCTCGCGCGGAGTTCGCCCGATACGGCCTCGCCGGTGCCCGCATCGACCGGGTCGCCAAGCACGCTCGGGCGAGCAAGGAACGGCTCTACGCCCACTTCGGCGACAAAGAAAGCCTCTTTCGTGAAGTGGTCGCCGCCGACACCGCGCACTTTCTCGGCGCCATCGTCCCGCGTCCCGACGCACTGCCCGAATTCGTCGGCGACATCTACGACCTGGCCCGTGCACACCCCGAACACATCCGAATGATCACCTGGGCTCGCCTGGAAGAACTCGACCTCATCCCGCCCGACGCCGAGATGATGCCGGCGCTCGGGCCCGACGTCGTGGCTGCGGCCCAAGCCGGCGGCCACGTCGATCCCCACTGGGATCCCGAAGAATTGCTGGTCATGCTGTTCGGCATCGGGATGGCCTGGGCCACCTGGCCGGACCCCGCCGCCGGCACCGAGGACGCCGCCACGATCGCACACCGCCGTGCGGCCGCGGTCGAAGCCGCTGCCCGTTTGATCACGCCGCGATGA
- a CDS encoding bifunctional phosphatase PAP2/diacylglycerol kinase family protein produces MDQLPRAPIPRRRSGLRRITQGLGELDAELFEAVAHSPSRLLDTTMPVLTRAADYSRLWLALAAVFALTGRPATQRAAARGVASLGLTSLLTNLVIKRIRPRARPNVSLVPLLRRAHRLPLSNSLPSGHSASAAAFATGVGLESPLLGLPVAGLAGLVGLSRVATGAHYPGDVLAGLGIGTSIAVLGAKLVPPIAAPPPQRAEMLRVATPARPDGAGVTLVVNPASGNGRAGDVAAQVRTALPAITVVELGPDDDLAESLRNAADSAEVLAISGGDGSVATAAHVAVERDLPLAVFPGGTLNHFAKDIGCETTAKTIRALSEGTLSRVDVVRFNDETTVINTASIGAYPTFVRRRERLQGKLGKPVASAYAMVMTLRREQPVRIVYDNKTLQTSLFFLGNSAYQPDGFAPAVRHRMDDGLLDVRILETGRPWSTLRIVAALLTGRLQRSRLYHELRVPQFRFSAVDGPIPIAHDGEVDSPCAEAEFTACYRALQVFRPLR; encoded by the coding sequence GTGGACCAGCTACCGAGGGCGCCCATCCCGCGCCGACGTTCCGGGCTTCGTCGGATCACCCAGGGACTGGGTGAGCTCGACGCCGAACTCTTTGAGGCCGTCGCCCACTCCCCCAGCCGGCTCCTCGACACCACGATGCCGGTGCTGACCCGCGCCGCCGACTACTCCAGGCTGTGGCTTGCTCTCGCTGCCGTCTTCGCCCTGACCGGCCGTCCTGCCACCCAGCGGGCCGCCGCGCGCGGAGTGGCCAGTCTGGGCCTCACCAGCCTGCTCACCAACCTGGTGATCAAACGGATCCGCCCCCGGGCGCGGCCCAATGTCTCATTGGTTCCCCTGCTGCGCCGCGCGCACCGGCTACCGCTGTCGAACTCGCTGCCCTCCGGGCATTCGGCCAGTGCGGCGGCGTTCGCCACCGGCGTCGGATTGGAAAGCCCGCTCCTGGGACTGCCGGTCGCCGGCCTGGCCGGCCTGGTCGGCCTGTCTCGGGTCGCCACCGGCGCGCACTACCCCGGTGATGTACTGGCCGGGCTGGGCATCGGCACGTCGATCGCGGTGCTGGGGGCCAAACTGGTGCCGCCGATCGCCGCCCCGCCGCCCCAGCGCGCCGAGATGCTGCGCGTCGCCACCCCGGCACGACCCGACGGCGCCGGCGTGACCCTGGTTGTCAACCCCGCATCGGGCAACGGCCGGGCCGGCGACGTCGCTGCGCAGGTGCGCACGGCGCTGCCGGCCATCACCGTCGTCGAACTCGGTCCCGACGACGATCTGGCGGAGTCGCTACGCAACGCCGCGGATTCCGCCGAGGTGCTGGCGATCTCCGGCGGAGACGGATCGGTGGCGACGGCGGCGCACGTGGCAGTGGAACGCGATCTGCCGCTGGCGGTGTTCCCCGGCGGCACGTTGAACCACTTCGCCAAGGACATCGGCTGCGAGACCACCGCCAAAACCATCCGCGCCCTGTCCGAGGGCACCCTGTCGCGGGTGGACGTGGTGCGGTTCAACGACGAGACCACGGTGATCAATACGGCAAGCATCGGCGCCTACCCGACCTTTGTTCGCCGCCGGGAGCGGTTGCAGGGCAAGCTCGGCAAGCCGGTGGCCAGTGCCTACGCCATGGTGATGACGCTGCGCCGGGAGCAGCCGGTGCGCATCGTCTACGACAACAAGACGCTGCAGACGTCGCTGTTCTTTCTGGGCAACTCGGCCTACCAGCCCGACGGCTTCGCGCCGGCCGTGCGGCACCGGATGGACGACGGGCTGTTGGACGTCCGGATCCTGGAGACCGGCCGGCCGTGGTCCACGCTGCGGATCGTGGCGGCCCTGCTGACGGGCCGGCTGCAGCGCAGCCGGCTCTACCACGAGCTACGTGTCCCCCAGTTCCGGTTCTCCGCCGTCGACGGACCGATACCCATCGCCCACGATGGTGAAGTCGACTCACCTTGCGCGGAAGCAGAATTCACTGCGTGCTACCGCGCATTGCAGGTGTTTCGGCCGCTGCGCTAG
- a CDS encoding SRPBCC family protein: MPVIDVQHDLVALTLTITADFAAPVQRIWQIYADPRQLEKVWGPPEFPATMVDHDLVPGGRTNYFMTGPDGEKYAGYWQIISVDEPWSFTFDDGFADLDFNPDTGMPTSRNVYTFTERDGGTRATYASTFASAEDLQKVLDMGVIEGSTSALNQIDSLVAH; encoded by the coding sequence ATGCCTGTGATCGACGTACAACACGACCTTGTCGCCCTGACCTTGACCATCACCGCCGACTTCGCCGCGCCGGTGCAGCGAATCTGGCAGATCTATGCCGACCCGCGTCAGCTGGAAAAGGTCTGGGGACCACCGGAATTCCCCGCGACCATGGTTGACCACGACTTGGTGCCCGGCGGCCGCACGAACTACTTCATGACCGGCCCTGACGGTGAGAAGTACGCCGGATACTGGCAGATCATCTCCGTCGACGAGCCGTGGAGCTTCACCTTCGACGACGGCTTCGCCGACCTGGACTTCAACCCGGATACCGGAATGCCGACGTCGAGGAACGTCTACACCTTCACCGAGCGCGACGGTGGAACCCGCGCGACGTACGCGAGCACCTTTGCTTCCGCCGAAGATCTCCAGAAGGTGTTGGACATGGGCGTCATCGAGGGTTCGACCTCGGCGCTGAACCAGATCGACAGCCTGGTTGCCCACTGA
- a CDS encoding ArsR/SmtB family transcription factor: MITLDDDTVDALFHALADRTRRDIMRRVLAGEHSVSELAVKYEMSFAAVQKHVAVLEKSGLLTKRRSGREQLASGDVAAVRSVASMLTELEQVWRGRIARIDELISSQES, translated from the coding sequence GTGATCACGCTCGACGACGACACGGTGGACGCCCTGTTCCACGCCCTTGCCGACCGCACCCGGCGGGACATCATGCGCCGGGTTCTGGCTGGTGAGCACTCGGTTTCGGAGCTCGCGGTGAAGTACGAGATGAGCTTCGCCGCGGTGCAGAAACACGTCGCCGTGTTGGAGAAGTCCGGCCTGCTCACCAAGCGCCGCAGCGGCCGTGAGCAGTTGGCCAGCGGCGACGTCGCCGCGGTGCGATCGGTGGCGTCCATGCTCACCGAGTTGGAACAGGTGTGGCGTGGTCGCATCGCACGTATCGATGAACTCATCTCATCGCAAGAGAGTTAG
- a CDS encoding PE-PPE domain-containing protein gives MNPWKTLAPVAAASVLAAGVVTTPVVGASYAPDVALLADTAIFIGGTMMPTPSTAFAQNAADLFLQPLGFDPGDDPAVCLIGAGVCDDALRVLTTPQLFLQGYSSFAGASEIVRAVHAELAANPGAYDADNPLWVFGYSQGATASSIAMAQLAHDGVDPEALHFVFIGDPSGANGVWPNTAGEVSLDNDSSLLFGNQTPNDAFTTTIYTFPGDPVADHTAPSMLGLFWEHMMYLGLTPAQVADHVATTDGMITNIDISTDIDQFSAWITALGSGLIDSGWWVSLFNSVAEMVYAGFGKIEDFFTDWMGIDWGGVETTLDYWFPLV, from the coding sequence ATGAACCCATGGAAGACGCTGGCGCCCGTCGCCGCCGCAAGCGTCCTCGCCGCCGGCGTGGTCACGACCCCGGTCGTCGGCGCGTCGTACGCCCCCGACGTGGCCTTGCTGGCTGACACCGCGATCTTCATCGGCGGCACCATGATGCCCACGCCGTCGACGGCCTTCGCTCAGAACGCAGCCGATCTGTTCCTGCAGCCACTGGGCTTCGACCCCGGCGACGACCCGGCGGTGTGCCTGATCGGCGCGGGCGTGTGCGATGACGCCCTGCGGGTGCTGACCACCCCGCAACTGTTCCTGCAGGGCTATAGCAGTTTCGCCGGAGCGTCGGAGATCGTGCGCGCGGTGCATGCCGAGCTGGCCGCCAACCCCGGCGCCTACGACGCCGACAATCCGCTGTGGGTGTTCGGCTACTCGCAGGGCGCCACGGCCAGTTCGATCGCGATGGCGCAGCTTGCCCACGACGGCGTGGACCCCGAGGCGCTGCATTTCGTCTTCATCGGCGACCCGTCCGGCGCCAACGGCGTGTGGCCCAACACCGCGGGCGAGGTGTCGCTGGACAACGACTCCTCACTGCTGTTCGGCAATCAGACCCCCAACGACGCCTTCACCACCACCATCTACACGTTCCCCGGCGACCCGGTGGCCGACCACACGGCGCCGTCCATGCTGGGGCTGTTCTGGGAACACATGATGTATCTGGGGCTCACCCCCGCGCAGGTCGCCGACCATGTCGCCACCACCGACGGCATGATCACCAACATCGACATCTCCACGGACATCGACCAGTTCAGTGCCTGGATCACCGCCTTGGGTAGCGGGTTGATCGACAGCGGCTGGTGGGTCTCGCTGTTCAATTCCGTGGCGGAGATGGTCTACGCCGGTTTCGGGAAGATCGAGGACTTCTTCACCGACTGGATGGGCATCGACTGGGGCGGTGTCGAGACCACCCTCGACTACTGGTTCCCGCTGGTCTGA
- a CDS encoding cytochrome P450: MLARPSDVPVYKRSIYRRSAILEPYPHYRALRDLGPVVWLARHRLYALPRYAECKAVLRNDARYLSGHGVAANAPTNRLSRGTTLNSDGAEHDRRRKLVAHRMMPRALRALSDNVDQRAQSIVEDAVRRGRIEAVADLATALPLAFVPDLVGWPADQRDHLLDWAAATFDVLGPLNRQGLTAIPRSLQMLRFSRRIARRRDVLPGSMAHDLLSAVDDGTLRFAEVPPLLVDYIAPSLDTTISAISSAVHLFATHPGQWELIKADPSLIPNAVNEIVRFESPLRAFTRRVAESHELSGATLPAGARVLVLYASANRDELEWSAPDVFDIRNDAGRHVGFGNGAHACAGQGLARLETAALLKALIDQVERIELTGEPIWAVNNIIRRHQQLPVRLIPA; the protein is encoded by the coding sequence GTGTTGGCTCGACCCTCCGATGTGCCGGTCTATAAGCGCAGCATCTACCGCCGGTCGGCGATCCTGGAGCCGTACCCGCACTACCGGGCACTGCGCGATCTCGGACCGGTGGTCTGGTTGGCACGACACCGGCTCTATGCCCTGCCCCGCTACGCCGAATGCAAGGCCGTGCTGCGCAACGATGCCCGCTACCTGTCGGGCCACGGCGTCGCGGCCAATGCGCCCACCAACCGCCTCTCCAGAGGCACCACCCTCAACAGTGACGGCGCCGAACATGACCGGCGCCGCAAACTCGTCGCACACCGGATGATGCCTCGGGCGCTGCGAGCGCTCAGCGACAACGTCGATCAGCGGGCGCAGAGCATCGTCGAGGACGCCGTGCGACGCGGACGCATCGAGGCGGTGGCTGACCTGGCGACCGCGCTGCCCCTGGCCTTCGTTCCGGATCTGGTGGGATGGCCCGCCGACCAACGCGATCACCTGCTCGACTGGGCCGCGGCGACCTTCGATGTGCTCGGCCCGCTCAACCGGCAGGGTCTCACGGCGATTCCGCGCAGCCTGCAGATGCTGCGCTTCTCGCGGCGCATCGCTCGCCGGCGCGATGTGCTGCCCGGCAGCATGGCCCACGACCTGCTCAGCGCGGTGGATGACGGCACCTTGCGGTTCGCCGAGGTGCCGCCCCTGCTGGTCGACTACATCGCACCATCGCTGGACACCACGATCAGCGCCATCTCCAGCGCCGTCCACCTCTTTGCCACGCATCCCGGCCAGTGGGAGCTGATCAAGGCCGACCCGTCATTGATCCCCAACGCGGTCAACGAGATCGTGCGCTTCGAATCGCCGCTGCGCGCCTTCACCCGGAGGGTGGCCGAAAGCCACGAGCTCTCCGGCGCGACCCTGCCCGCGGGCGCTCGCGTCTTGGTGCTCTACGCCTCGGCCAACCGTGATGAACTCGAATGGAGCGCCCCCGACGTCTTCGACATTCGCAACGACGCGGGACGGCACGTCGGATTCGGCAACGGCGCGCACGCGTGCGCCGGCCAAGGCCTGGCCCGGCTGGAGACCGCGGCCCTGCTCAAGGCCCTGATCGACCAGGTCGAGCGCATCGAGCTGACCGGCGAGCCGATCTGGGCGGTCAACAACATCATTCGCCGCCACCAGCAGCTGCCGGTGCGGCTCATTCCGGCCTGA
- the mhpA gene encoding bifunctional 3-(3-hydroxy-phenyl)propionate/3-hydroxycinnamic acid hydroxylase MhpA, with translation MTSPATPGGAEHVSVAIVGGGPTGITAATLLAQYGIDTLVLDRWPQVYPQPRAVHLDDEVYRILARLGVADAFAAISRPAKGLRLVDRDQSVLAEFSRDTALTRNGFPAANMFDQPELEQLLRDNLTRLSNVGLRGDTEVLGVAPCADGVELGARDRVTGGESRITADFVLGCDGANSTVRSAIGSAMRSLRFDQRWLVIDIGCTQDLRQWEGVHQVCDSHRAGTFMRIGPSRYRWEFALSERESADDYSTLTALRPLIAPWTHNIADGDLQLLRVAEYTFRAQIADRWRSGRVFLLGDAAHLTPPFIGQGMGAGLRDAMNLAWKIAGHLRAGLPASVLDSYEIERSRHTRQLISLALNIGRAMTAGGELGALVRRLVVPRVHLLPGLRDKITDSQTPPLRASAMVRRTARTRRLAGRLCPNPLLAGGRRLDAELGHGFGVVTAQPLTPDQQRTVDGRGAQTVFAAPGTELASWLGHHRVTAAVVRPDGTVMVAGRDLTALCRALPRFVFDSPAQTPAATACHD, from the coding sequence ATGACGAGTCCAGCAACGCCCGGCGGCGCAGAGCATGTATCGGTGGCGATCGTCGGCGGCGGACCCACCGGAATCACCGCTGCCACCCTGCTGGCGCAGTACGGCATAGACACCCTGGTGCTCGACCGCTGGCCGCAGGTCTACCCCCAACCCCGCGCCGTGCACCTCGACGACGAGGTCTACCGCATCCTGGCGCGGCTCGGTGTCGCCGATGCCTTCGCCGCGATATCCCGCCCGGCCAAAGGGCTGCGGCTCGTCGATCGCGACCAGTCGGTGCTGGCCGAGTTCAGCCGCGATACCGCGCTGACCCGCAACGGTTTTCCCGCCGCCAACATGTTCGACCAGCCCGAGCTGGAACAGCTGCTGCGGGACAACCTGACTCGCCTGTCGAATGTCGGGTTGCGCGGCGACACCGAGGTACTCGGCGTCGCGCCCTGCGCCGACGGCGTCGAACTGGGCGCCCGCGACCGGGTGACAGGCGGCGAGTCGCGGATCACCGCCGACTTTGTGCTGGGCTGCGACGGCGCCAACAGCACCGTGCGCTCGGCGATCGGGTCGGCCATGCGCAGCTTGCGATTCGATCAACGCTGGCTGGTGATCGATATCGGCTGCACGCAGGACCTGCGGCAGTGGGAAGGGGTGCACCAGGTCTGCGACAGCCACCGCGCCGGCACCTTTATGCGGATCGGCCCGAGCAGATACCGCTGGGAATTCGCGCTGTCAGAACGGGAGTCGGCAGACGACTACAGCACGCTCACGGCGCTGCGACCGTTGATCGCGCCGTGGACGCACAACATCGCCGACGGCGACCTGCAGCTGCTGCGGGTCGCCGAATACACCTTCCGTGCCCAGATCGCCGACCGGTGGAGATCCGGGAGGGTGTTTCTGCTCGGCGACGCCGCACACCTGACTCCTCCGTTCATCGGGCAGGGGATGGGTGCCGGACTGCGCGACGCCATGAACCTGGCCTGGAAGATCGCCGGACACCTGCGCGCAGGGTTGCCGGCGAGCGTGTTGGACAGCTACGAAATCGAACGCTCCCGGCACACGCGGCAGCTGATCTCGCTGGCGCTCAACATCGGCCGCGCCATGACCGCCGGCGGCGAGCTCGGCGCGCTGGTGCGGCGGCTGGTGGTACCGAGGGTGCACCTGCTGCCCGGTCTGCGTGACAAGATCACCGATTCCCAGACGCCGCCACTGCGAGCCTCGGCCATGGTGCGACGCACCGCGCGCACCCGTCGCCTGGCCGGGCGACTGTGCCCCAACCCGCTGCTTGCCGGCGGGCGCCGCCTCGATGCGGAGCTGGGGCATGGGTTTGGTGTGGTGACCGCACAGCCGCTGACGCCGGATCAGCAGCGCACGGTCGACGGCCGGGGTGCGCAGACGGTGTTCGCCGCACCCGGCACGGAGCTGGCCTCCTGGTTGGGCCATCATCGCGTGACCGCCGCGGTGGTGCGGCCCGACGGAACCGTCATGGTGGCCGGCCGCGACCTAACCGCGCTGTGCCGGGCGCTGCCGAGGTTCGTGTTCGATTCGCCGGCCCAGACGCCGGCCGCTACGGCATGCCATGACTAG
- a CDS encoding fumarylacetoacetate hydrolase family protein, protein MTISVLRTADAWWVQTPTGAAKIATTATTTAELLADRSAIDAAAATDGTVAVEDLQLLAPVTAPCRVVAQMTNFESHVTDAGLDPKTVPLTFFRKSSASLTGPYGQIIRPSHVTLLDYEVEIGLVIGRDVPVGTQVTEANLADYVVGLVITNDVSARDIQLPQTQFYEAKSYPTFTPVGPALVLVDAAELARFGDLRLRLSVNGDERQNGLVEGDMLYRPLQALQSLTRFQDLAAGDLILTGTPVGTALSAPPKPIEIIGNLLPPAVKWKAFFARQAKNPKYLQHGDVVQATIATDDGAIDLGAQRLTVRYT, encoded by the coding sequence ATGACCATTTCCGTCCTGCGTACCGCCGACGCCTGGTGGGTCCAGACCCCCACGGGCGCTGCCAAGATCGCCACCACGGCCACCACCACCGCCGAGCTGCTCGCCGACCGGTCCGCTATCGACGCCGCCGCCGCCACGGACGGCACCGTCGCCGTCGAGGATCTGCAGCTACTGGCGCCGGTCACCGCGCCGTGCCGTGTGGTGGCCCAGATGACCAACTTCGAATCGCACGTCACCGACGCCGGCCTGGACCCCAAGACCGTGCCGCTGACGTTCTTCCGCAAATCCTCTGCCTCACTGACTGGTCCCTACGGCCAGATCATCCGTCCCTCGCATGTGACCCTGCTGGACTACGAGGTCGAGATCGGTCTGGTCATCGGCCGCGACGTCCCGGTCGGTACGCAGGTCACCGAAGCCAACCTGGCCGACTACGTGGTCGGGCTGGTCATCACCAACGACGTCTCCGCCCGCGACATCCAGTTGCCGCAGACCCAGTTCTACGAAGCCAAGTCCTATCCGACCTTCACGCCCGTGGGGCCGGCGCTGGTGCTGGTCGATGCCGCAGAGCTGGCGCGCTTCGGTGACTTGCGGCTGCGGTTGAGCGTCAACGGTGACGAGCGTCAGAACGGACTGGTGGAGGGCGACATGCTGTACCGCCCCCTGCAGGCCCTGCAGTCGCTGACCCGATTCCAGGACCTGGCCGCCGGCGACCTGATCCTGACCGGAACCCCGGTGGGCACCGCACTCAGCGCGCCCCCCAAGCCGATCGAGATCATCGGCAACCTGCTGCCCCCGGCCGTCAAATGGAAGGCCTTCTTCGCCCGGCAGGCCAAGAACCCGAAGTACTTGCAGCACGGCGACGTCGTGCAAGCCACCATCGCCACCGATGACGGGGCCATCGACCTGGGCGCGCAGCGCCTGACGGTGCGGTACACGTGA
- a CDS encoding VOC family protein, which translates to MPKTGEPLADGHKDLHSEQGAIGGEHPGRARDPLIRVADIAWLEFDKPDLVRAEAFARSFGFGIAYSDPAQVQLRGTSPGAPCVFLRRGRNTRFAGYALCAADEADVARLADKTGAPLRRQPESIGGVAVQLTDPSGTPVKVVAGMHVLPAQPTQEPQLANIGNTQTRVNAGVRPLRVPARVQRLGHVVLQSTTYLRTLNWYLETLGMIVSDFQFFPGQRERGPVMSFIRCDRGTVPTDHHTLALALGPVNRYVHSAYEVADLDALAAGGEYLRERGYFRSWGIGRHIQGSQIFDYWRDPDGFLVEHYADGDVFDNTVEPGWAPFTASGLAQWGPPATKDFLDASPRAAGRQAAAMLTALRHDNEFDLNRLIGLLKVAVS; encoded by the coding sequence GTGCCGAAGACGGGCGAGCCGTTGGCCGACGGCCACAAAGATCTGCACAGCGAACAGGGGGCGATTGGTGGCGAGCACCCCGGCCGGGCCCGCGACCCCCTGATCCGCGTGGCCGACATCGCCTGGCTGGAATTCGACAAGCCCGACCTGGTCCGTGCCGAGGCCTTTGCCCGGTCCTTCGGATTCGGTATCGCCTACAGCGACCCGGCGCAGGTGCAGCTGCGCGGCACCAGCCCTGGTGCGCCCTGCGTATTCCTGCGGCGCGGTCGGAACACCCGTTTCGCGGGGTATGCATTGTGCGCCGCCGACGAAGCTGACGTCGCGCGCCTGGCCGACAAGACCGGTGCCCCGCTGCGGCGGCAGCCGGAGTCGATCGGTGGCGTGGCCGTGCAGCTGACGGACCCCAGCGGCACCCCAGTCAAGGTGGTGGCCGGCATGCACGTCCTCCCGGCCCAGCCCACCCAGGAGCCGCAGCTCGCCAACATCGGGAACACCCAGACCCGGGTCAATGCCGGAGTGCGGCCGCTGCGCGTGCCGGCTCGGGTGCAGCGCCTGGGCCACGTTGTCCTGCAGTCCACCACCTATCTGCGGACGCTGAACTGGTACCTGGAGACGCTGGGCATGATCGTCAGCGACTTCCAGTTCTTCCCCGGGCAGCGCGAACGGGGGCCGGTCATGAGCTTCATTCGCTGCGACCGCGGCACCGTCCCCACCGACCACCACACGCTGGCCCTGGCGCTGGGCCCGGTGAACCGCTACGTGCACTCGGCCTATGAAGTCGCCGACCTGGACGCGTTGGCCGCCGGCGGCGAATACCTGCGCGAGCGCGGCTATTTCCGGTCCTGGGGAATCGGTCGCCACATCCAGGGCAGCCAGATCTTCGACTACTGGCGCGACCCCGACGGGTTCTTGGTCGAGCACTACGCCGACGGCGACGTCTTCGACAACACCGTGGAACCGGGCTGGGCGCCGTTCACGGCGTCCGGACTAGCCCAATGGGGGCCACCGGCCACCAAAGACTTTCTCGACGCGAGCCCCCGCGCGGCAGGCCGCCAGGCCGCCGCCATGCTCACCGCATTACGGCACGACAACGAGTTCGACCTCAACCGCCTTATCGGACTGCTGAAAGTAGCTGTGTCATGA
- a CDS encoding TetR/AcrR family transcriptional regulator, whose translation MDVAERDGEQPAAGPVNRLERRKLRTRSALIRAAQGFIADGRLAVPVLEITQAADVGMGSFYNHFESKEELFAAAVTDALDSIGALLDTFTADIPDPAEAFAANYRLSGRLFRLRPQEAALLLANSSTMILSDRGLSPRALRDITAAIEQGRFTLSDPELGLALAGGVFVGLGTLLSQRPDRDAEVTVDEATEHLLTTFGMSPEEARELCRKPLPDIAMLQDASVG comes from the coding sequence ATGGATGTGGCCGAGCGCGACGGTGAGCAGCCCGCGGCCGGTCCGGTCAACCGGCTCGAACGGCGCAAACTCCGTACCCGGAGCGCGTTGATCCGCGCCGCTCAGGGCTTTATCGCCGACGGCAGGCTCGCCGTACCCGTCCTGGAGATCACCCAGGCCGCCGACGTAGGCATGGGCTCCTTCTACAACCATTTCGAAAGCAAAGAGGAGCTGTTCGCCGCCGCGGTGACCGACGCGCTGGACAGCATCGGCGCGCTGCTCGACACCTTCACCGCAGATATCCCCGACCCGGCCGAGGCCTTCGCCGCCAACTACCGCCTCAGCGGCCGGTTATTTCGCCTGCGCCCCCAGGAGGCCGCACTGCTCCTGGCCAACAGCTCCACCATGATCCTGTCCGACCGCGGCCTGTCCCCCCGGGCGTTGCGCGATATCACCGCGGCGATCGAGCAGGGCCGTTTCACGCTGTCGGATCCCGAGCTGGGACTGGCACTGGCCGGGGGGGTGTTCGTCGGACTGGGGACGCTGCTGAGCCAGCGGCCCGATCGCGACGCCGAAGTCACCGTCGATGAGGCCACCGAACACCTGCTGACCACCTTCGGAATGAGTCCGGAAGAGGCTCGCGAACTGTGCCGCAAGCCCTTACCCGATATCGCGATGCTGCAGGACGCTTCGGTCGGCTGA
- a CDS encoding MerR family transcriptional regulator has translation MASTVPGRNVAASLQEIDATEDAELAEYRLDELAQLTGVSPRNIRAYQGRGLLPAPQREGRVAVYDENHLFQLQMISDLLDKGYALTHIQTFLEGLANQHDLVDILGLQELAASSGMQRAIVAPWYSGQASTRVAPETPSRLLLDPASQLARDLCAYGIAREADGEIIIAEPDIAAIVDAAKDPNFYLRVLVSVRKATAETVEQLAKQIVDELSGQLIDHYGEGYIAPAEQHPEVAASIADVRELGALAVNKALAAALTEQSVHAVTRYFESIMGPTEEQSP, from the coding sequence GTGGCATCGACGGTGCCGGGCCGAAATGTGGCTGCCTCGCTCCAGGAGATCGACGCGACAGAGGATGCAGAGTTGGCTGAGTATCGCCTCGACGAGCTGGCGCAGCTGACCGGCGTGTCTCCGCGCAATATCCGCGCGTATCAGGGGCGTGGACTGTTGCCTGCACCTCAGCGCGAGGGGCGCGTCGCTGTTTACGACGAGAACCATCTCTTCCAACTCCAGATGATCTCCGACCTGCTGGACAAGGGCTACGCCCTCACCCATATTCAGACCTTCTTGGAAGGCCTGGCGAATCAACACGACCTGGTCGACATCTTGGGGCTGCAGGAGTTGGCCGCCAGTTCCGGGATGCAGCGTGCGATTGTGGCGCCGTGGTACTCCGGCCAGGCATCGACCAGGGTGGCGCCGGAAACGCCGTCGCGACTGCTGCTGGACCCCGCGAGTCAGCTGGCGCGGGACCTGTGCGCCTACGGAATCGCCCGCGAGGCCGACGGCGAGATCATCATTGCGGAGCCGGATATCGCCGCGATTGTCGACGCTGCCAAAGACCCGAATTTCTATCTCCGCGTGCTTGTCTCGGTACGCAAAGCCACCGCGGAGACGGTCGAACAGCTGGCGAAGCAGATTGTCGATGAGCTCAGCGGCCAACTGATCGACCACTACGGAGAGGGCTACATCGCCCCGGCCGAACAGCACCCCGAAGTCGCGGCATCCATCGCCGACGTGCGCGAACTGGGCGCGCTGGCGGTCAACAAGGCACTGGCCGCGGCCCTGACGGAGCAGTCGGTCCACGCCGTCACGCGCTACTTCGAGAGCATTATGGGCCCGACCGAAGAACAATCGCCCTAG